One genomic window of Punica granatum isolate Tunisia-2019 chromosome 1, ASM765513v2, whole genome shotgun sequence includes the following:
- the LOC116210500 gene encoding peroxisomal membrane protein 11C yields MSSLDVARAELALAVLYLNKAEARDKICRAIQYGSKFISDGQPGTAQNVEKSTSLARKVFRLLKFINDLHALISPSPQGTPLPLVLLGKSKNALLSTFLFLDQIVWLGRSGIYKNKERAELIGRVSLFCWMGSSICSVLVEIGELGRLSASMKKLERELKNSDKHQDERYRAKVKNSNERSLALIKAGLDIVVAVGLLQLSPKKVTPRVTGACGFVSSLISCYQLLPSPAKSKLS; encoded by the exons ATGAGCTCTTTGGATGTGGCGAGAGCAGAACTCGCGCTTGCGGTTCTGTATCTCAATAAAGCTGAAGCCAGGGACAAGATCTGTAGGGCAATACAGTATGGTTCGAAATTCATCAGCGATGGCCAGCCCGGCACGGCTCAGAATGTTGAGAAGTCGACTAGCTTGGCTCGCAAAGTTTTCCGTCTCTTAAAG TTCATCAACGATCTTCATGCTCTGATCAGCCCGAGTCCTCAAGGGACACCACTTCCTCTGGTTTTGCTGGGAAAG TCCAAGAATGCCTTGTTGTCAACCTTCTTGTTCCTTGATCAAATCGTCTGGCTCGGTAGATCTGGCATCTACAAG AACAAAGAACGTGCTGAGCTGATCGGTCGGGTCTCCCTCTTTTGTTGGATGGGTTCCTCGATCTGCAGCGTCTTGGTCGAG ATAGGGGAGCTGGGAAGGCTTTCAGCATCGATGAAGAAATTGGAGAGGGAACTTAAGAACAGCGATAAGCACCAA GATGAACGATACCGAGCCAAGGTTAAGAACTCAAACGAAAGATCTCTTGCCCTGATCAAGGCAGGTTTGGACATTGTAGTCGCAGTGGGTCTGCTTCAACTGTCCCCAAAGAAGGTTACTCCTCGAGTAACCGGAGCCTGTGGATTCGTCAGCTCTCTCATTTCCTGCTATCAG TTACTTCCATCACCCGCAAAATCAAAGCTGTCTTGA